In one window of Poriferisphaera corsica DNA:
- a CDS encoding O-antigen ligase family protein: protein MQNQPQPTIEQATPRLPIIASASLLITALLPAVAPFYASLYLDTLPDPNTPLITIPAFGPSAIVFLNLIAIIIAVFSIPLANRSGAKSFPLLNVFILIPIACLLYHATQSYDNALLASSWIAALTTALATLYLAQFQQVQKIIIAAFAALLIPYLLDSIWYLFVEQPLTVRTFIENEQAELLARGWEAGSTQHQLFLRRMQSPDALGSFGLSNVFGSILVTIILITTTLTLHALAQSNRKLARIIPLAIITLAGLFTLYYTHSKGALGVLPLGFLLLIAFFITSKKPFKSSKYLLTCLALAIVLFPFLLVIARGLLGAPETHEGERSLLFRYQYWLGSWNIYTDSITNILLGTGPDNFRFQYLIHKLPANPEDVISAHSIFIDYIATLGLAGILLTIAALSLIIKSIINFTQVLNTPEESQTSNPFTPRITLALATFIAALTLGLQFYITQPEQYADTAILWLISLIAFIATFFIITHALAIPTRIQSIALITAAVVILAHSQIEMTFFQFTSAPIAWLIITAAFASTIKPSKASRPKSNTRIALITTILLAITAIATFTLITRPINQYQTLLVNAESALHQRSYSRALDLLDKAAAEQPTANTAQKSRILVRSNIVLLYTQRNNKPSAIKYLNQAINNAQNYIIHAPGGAAPYRYLIQLYELANRENLLPNALNDSLHPATEAVNRSPYSLPDYLKLADIQYQLGDRTEAQNIYRHILSLNDQLYLDPGKQLTSNQLELVNSRLQFTPLEQ from the coding sequence TTGCAAAATCAACCGCAACCAACAATCGAACAAGCAACCCCTAGGCTTCCCATCATCGCATCTGCCTCGCTTCTCATCACTGCTCTTCTCCCCGCTGTCGCACCTTTCTATGCTTCACTCTACCTTGATACACTTCCCGATCCTAACACGCCACTCATCACCATACCCGCCTTTGGCCCGTCCGCCATTGTCTTTCTTAACCTCATCGCGATCATCATTGCCGTTTTCTCAATCCCGCTTGCCAATCGTAGCGGTGCAAAATCGTTCCCACTGCTAAACGTATTCATCCTCATTCCTATCGCCTGCCTGCTTTACCATGCAACCCAATCTTACGACAACGCACTCCTCGCCTCCTCATGGATCGCCGCGCTCACCACAGCCCTCGCCACACTCTACCTCGCACAATTTCAACAAGTACAAAAGATCATCATTGCCGCCTTCGCTGCATTACTAATTCCGTACCTACTAGATTCAATCTGGTACCTTTTTGTGGAACAACCGCTCACGGTTCGCACTTTTATTGAAAATGAGCAAGCCGAACTCCTCGCACGCGGATGGGAAGCCGGCTCCACACAACACCAACTCTTCCTCCGCCGTATGCAATCACCCGATGCACTTGGCTCCTTTGGCCTTTCCAATGTTTTTGGCTCCATCCTCGTCACCATCATTCTCATCACCACAACCCTCACGCTCCATGCGCTCGCCCAATCTAATCGCAAGTTAGCTCGCATCATACCACTTGCCATCATCACCCTTGCAGGTCTCTTCACACTTTACTACACCCACTCCAAAGGCGCACTCGGTGTCCTTCCACTCGGTTTCCTTCTGCTCATCGCGTTTTTCATTACATCAAAAAAACCCTTCAAATCCAGTAAGTATCTCCTCACATGCCTTGCTTTGGCGATCGTACTCTTCCCATTCCTACTCGTCATCGCCCGCGGTCTACTCGGCGCTCCAGAAACCCATGAAGGCGAACGTTCACTTCTGTTCCGCTATCAATATTGGCTTGGCTCATGGAACATCTATACCGATTCCATCACAAACATCCTCCTCGGAACCGGCCCGGACAACTTCCGTTTCCAATACCTCATCCATAAACTCCCAGCCAACCCTGAAGACGTCATCAGCGCCCACAGCATCTTCATCGACTATATCGCAACCCTCGGCCTCGCCGGTATCCTACTCACCATTGCCGCACTTTCACTCATCATTAAATCCATCATCAATTTCACGCAAGTACTCAACACTCCAGAAGAATCTCAAACTTCCAACCCTTTCACACCTCGCATCACACTCGCGCTCGCAACTTTCATCGCCGCCTTAACCCTCGGCTTGCAATTCTACATCACACAACCAGAGCAATATGCAGACACCGCCATTCTTTGGCTTATCTCACTCATCGCCTTCATCGCCACTTTCTTCATCATCACTCATGCACTCGCCATTCCAACTCGAATTCAATCAATCGCACTCATAACAGCAGCCGTCGTGATTCTCGCCCATAGTCAAATCGAAATGACCTTTTTCCAATTCACCTCAGCTCCGATCGCCTGGCTCATCATCACCGCCGCATTCGCCTCAACCATCAAACCATCCAAAGCCTCGCGGCCCAAGTCTAATACGCGCATTGCCCTTATCACCACCATACTTCTCGCAATAACCGCAATCGCAACCTTCACCCTGATCACCCGTCCCATCAATCAATACCAAACCCTCCTTGTAAACGCAGAATCAGCCCTACATCAGCGCAGTTACTCACGCGCACTCGATCTGCTCGACAAGGCTGCCGCCGAACAGCCCACCGCTAACACCGCACAAAAATCCCGCATCCTCGTCCGCAGCAATATTGTCCTCCTCTATACGCAACGTAACAACAAACCATCCGCAATCAAATATCTAAATCAGGCCATTAATAACGCTCAAAACTACATCATTCACGCCCCCGGCGGCGCCGCGCCCTACCGCTACCTCATCCAACTTTATGAACTCGCCAACCGTGAGAACCTCTTGCCAAACGCATTAAATGACTCGCTCCACCCCGCAACAGAAGCCGTCAATCGTAGCCCCTACAGTCTGCCCGATTACCTCAAACTCGCCGATATCCAATACCAACTTGGCGATCGTACTGAAGCACAAAATATCTATCGGCACATACTTTCGCTCAACGATCAACTCTATCTTGATCCCGGTAAGCAACTCACTTCCAATCAACTTGAGTTAGTCAACAGCCGTCTTCAATTCACCCCACTCGAACAATAA
- a CDS encoding TetR/AcrR family transcriptional regulator, whose product MTQMADGIASMNDGFEVTSRLPLDYVNQNSGRVQQTKVPANLSREQILDATLSCLLESGYDGTTIRKIAKRLDCAVGSIYRYFKDKRELLDAVLQRRFEPVLDQLEGHHTVRPSVGMYVKIALEDLSLYQLMFWIAMDARRDRAEAVADTGRMGVPRVLDEIIEAWGGRFTQEDLVEGFWAGLHGHIMVSGSVDDVLAKMSFPSEKHVASSPMPPAPRLTPVIVQSSPPPPRMNRGSEKSGAPEPRFVDARERDEEDVTLL is encoded by the coding sequence ATGACACAAATGGCTGATGGAATAGCCTCTATGAATGATGGATTTGAAGTCACTTCCAGGTTACCGCTGGATTATGTCAATCAGAACAGCGGGCGTGTACAGCAAACGAAGGTACCGGCGAACTTGAGTCGAGAGCAAATACTCGATGCAACGTTGTCGTGTCTGCTTGAGTCCGGGTATGACGGGACAACGATTAGAAAGATCGCGAAGCGATTGGACTGTGCGGTTGGTTCGATTTATCGGTATTTCAAGGATAAACGTGAGCTACTGGATGCGGTATTGCAGCGCCGGTTTGAGCCGGTGCTGGATCAGTTGGAGGGACATCATACGGTTCGACCGTCGGTTGGGATGTATGTGAAGATTGCGCTTGAGGATTTGTCGTTGTACCAGTTGATGTTCTGGATTGCGATGGACGCTCGAAGGGATCGTGCTGAAGCAGTGGCTGATACTGGCAGAATGGGTGTGCCACGGGTGCTGGATGAGATTATTGAGGCGTGGGGAGGACGTTTTACGCAAGAAGATTTAGTGGAAGGGTTCTGGGCGGGGTTACACGGACATATTATGGTGAGTGGTTCGGTGGATGATGTATTGGCGAAGATGTCGTTTCCAAGCGAGAAGCATGTGGCGAGTTCGCCGATGCCCCCTGCCCCGAGATTGACACCTGTGATTGTGCAGTCATCGCCGCCGCCGCCGCGGATGAATCGTGGTAGTGAGAAAAGTGGTGCACCTGAGCCTCGTTTTGTCGATGCAAGGGAACGGGACGAGGAAGATGTGACGCTGTTGTAA
- the ispE gene encoding 4-(cytidine 5'-diphospho)-2-C-methyl-D-erythritol kinase, with product MTSRLTHVEPYAEAEMLCPAKVNLALSVGAAQENGYHPIVSWMVAVDFWDQLSVQCIEGIEDRYHISFSEDASVRQAVDWDVEKDLVYKAHQLMKRRVEKKIPPVEVTLKKYIPAGAGLGGGSSDAAGMLVGLNELFELGIGDDDLIAMGAELGCDVGFAVSAFLGKPSAMATGYGEVIEAMTHLEPVHLALIMPNVGCATAEVYNAFDEMSEDHKDVDHDGVWSLIKGGKLKADGPFNDLAEAAEKVQPRLGELRGRIYEAVHKPVHVTGSGSAMFVIGESKEDARKMMDIIVERCDVACIDVQTLKINP from the coding sequence ATGACAAGCAGATTGACGCATGTTGAGCCATATGCTGAGGCGGAGATGTTGTGCCCTGCGAAAGTAAATTTGGCGTTGTCGGTTGGCGCGGCACAGGAGAATGGTTATCACCCGATTGTAAGCTGGATGGTTGCGGTGGATTTTTGGGATCAGTTATCGGTGCAGTGTATCGAGGGGATTGAGGATCGGTACCACATTAGTTTCTCTGAGGATGCTTCGGTACGACAGGCGGTGGACTGGGATGTTGAGAAAGATCTAGTTTATAAGGCGCATCAGTTGATGAAACGGCGGGTTGAAAAGAAGATACCGCCGGTTGAGGTGACTCTTAAAAAATATATTCCGGCGGGTGCTGGATTGGGAGGCGGATCGAGTGATGCGGCTGGCATGCTGGTGGGACTAAATGAACTGTTTGAACTGGGGATTGGGGATGACGATTTGATTGCGATGGGCGCAGAATTAGGGTGCGATGTGGGGTTTGCTGTATCAGCATTTTTGGGGAAGCCGAGCGCGATGGCGACTGGGTATGGGGAAGTGATTGAGGCGATGACGCATTTGGAGCCTGTGCATTTAGCGCTGATTATGCCGAATGTTGGGTGCGCGACGGCAGAGGTGTATAACGCATTTGATGAAATGTCTGAAGACCATAAAGATGTAGATCACGATGGGGTTTGGTCGCTGATTAAGGGTGGAAAATTGAAGGCGGATGGGCCATTCAATGATTTGGCAGAAGCGGCAGAGAAGGTACAGCCGAGATTGGGTGAGTTGAGAGGCCGGATTTACGAAGCGGTGCACAAACCAGTCCATGTGACAGGTTCGGGGTCAGCAATGTTTGTGATCGGTGAATCGAAAGAAGATGCCCGTAAGATGATGGATATTATTGTCGAGAGGTGTGATGTAGCTTGTATTGATGTGCAAACGCTGAAAATTAATCCGTAG
- the rpoN gene encoding RNA polymerase factor sigma-54, with amino-acid sequence MRIDAGQHMRLSQQMKLAPRMIQSMEILQMTQQALEERIEQELANNPTLELQEPGSDEKQIASELKQEERDSREGERELYVSDDAEAKNTGDDFERLNNISEEYGDSWAANTTGTGEKIDFQQRAAKGTGERDAKIDAMANTAARGASLYEQLIDQWRMVELPEEEILMGVYLIGFVDGDGYLRTEDSVLLDQAPGDLKDEKLLEGTIYALQRTLEPTGLCARDIRECFLLQIDAKMRNEGVDLAVERLLVNEYLKEIEGNKLPMIAKKTGLEMEDITAAIAKLRQFTPHPGRLLADESPQRITPDAIVDFIEDEDCYVARLASERLPQLQISESYAEMAKDKGVEKKTRDFINNNIRSASWIIDAVHQRSSTLLRVVNVVLNAQREFFDVGEQALKPLPMTVVADQLGIHVATVSRAVNEKYIQTPRGIYPLRMFFSGGTETGDGESVSWSAVQAKLKEIIDGENKMKPLSDDSLVEALKNAGIDIARRTVAKYRKQMNIGTARQRKQFG; translated from the coding sequence ATGCGAATTGATGCAGGACAACATATGCGGTTGAGTCAGCAGATGAAGCTGGCGCCGCGGATGATTCAGAGCATGGAAATCCTGCAGATGACGCAGCAGGCGCTTGAGGAGCGGATTGAGCAAGAGCTTGCGAATAATCCGACGTTAGAGCTGCAGGAGCCGGGGAGTGATGAGAAGCAGATTGCGTCTGAGTTGAAGCAAGAGGAGAGGGATTCGAGAGAGGGTGAGCGGGAGCTGTATGTTTCGGATGATGCGGAAGCGAAGAACACAGGGGATGATTTTGAGCGGCTGAATAATATCTCGGAAGAGTATGGGGATTCGTGGGCAGCGAATACAACGGGGACGGGTGAAAAGATTGATTTTCAGCAGCGGGCGGCGAAAGGAACAGGGGAACGTGATGCAAAGATTGATGCGATGGCGAACACGGCGGCGCGTGGCGCTTCGTTGTATGAGCAGTTGATTGATCAATGGCGGATGGTTGAGTTGCCTGAAGAAGAAATTCTGATGGGCGTGTACTTGATCGGGTTTGTGGATGGTGATGGATATCTGCGGACGGAAGATTCGGTGCTGCTGGATCAGGCGCCGGGGGATCTGAAGGATGAGAAGCTTCTGGAAGGAACGATTTATGCGCTGCAACGAACGCTTGAGCCAACAGGGTTGTGTGCGCGGGATATTCGGGAATGCTTTTTGTTGCAGATTGATGCGAAGATGCGGAATGAGGGTGTGGATCTGGCGGTAGAGCGATTGCTGGTGAATGAGTATTTGAAGGAGATTGAGGGGAATAAGCTGCCGATGATCGCGAAGAAGACGGGGCTGGAAATGGAGGATATTACGGCGGCGATTGCGAAGTTGCGACAGTTCACGCCACATCCAGGAAGATTGCTGGCAGATGAGAGTCCGCAGCGAATTACGCCTGATGCGATCGTTGATTTTATTGAGGACGAGGATTGTTATGTGGCTAGGCTGGCGAGCGAGCGGTTGCCGCAGCTTCAGATTAGCGAGTCGTATGCGGAGATGGCAAAAGACAAAGGGGTAGAAAAGAAAACGAGAGATTTTATCAATAACAATATTCGGTCTGCGAGCTGGATTATTGATGCGGTGCATCAACGGAGTTCGACGTTGTTGCGCGTTGTGAATGTGGTTCTGAATGCACAGCGTGAGTTTTTTGATGTAGGTGAGCAGGCATTGAAGCCGCTACCGATGACGGTGGTAGCGGATCAGTTGGGGATTCATGTCGCGACGGTGAGTCGTGCTGTGAATGAGAAGTATATTCAGACGCCGCGCGGGATTTATCCGCTACGGATGTTTTTCTCGGGTGGCACGGAGACTGGTGATGGTGAATCGGTGAGTTGGAGTGCGGTACAGGCGAAGTTGAAAGAGATTATTGATGGCGAGAACAAGATGAAGCCGTTGAGTGATGATTCTCTGGTTGAGGCGCTAAAGAATGCGGGGATTGATATCGCCAGAAGAACGGTTGCGAAGTACCGGAAGCAGATGAATATTGGTACGGCACGTCAGCGAAAGCAATTTGGGTAA
- a CDS encoding ribulokinase, with amino-acid sequence MANKAALGLDFGTESVRAILVDLQGNEVGVATANYKHGQITESLPTTGEKLPHNFALQHPQDWIDQTAEAVKKAVSIAGINPADIVGIGVDFTSCTMLPTKADGTPLCLINDYASNIFAWPKLWKHHGAITQTERINRVAIERNEPWLSRYGNIVGLEWFFPKVLETLECDSDIYNAADVWIEAGDWFVWQLVGASSSFNKKHIPRSTCQAGYKALWNSHSGYPSTDFFKALDPRMANIVTDKMPGKLKPPGEKVGELSERMAKTLGLVPGIPVSSAIIDAHAGVPGVGAADPGILVMVMGTSSCHMLNSTNEVDIPGIAGVVEGGILPGYFGYETGQAAVGDAFAWLRSTLNTDFDKLTLLAEQAGIGSDGVLCMDWFNGCRTPLMDGSLTGAFKGLALHHNPGHIFRSLLESSAFGFNWILDCLTSRDIAINRLIATGGLPHHNPLLMQIYADVSGKSIEVHPSTQGPAVGAAMLGANAAPSSVTGFKNMQETITAMSAQQPPLTRINPIPDNHKQYQPIYKDYRAFANSLR; translated from the coding sequence ATGGCAAACAAAGCAGCACTTGGTCTTGATTTTGGAACAGAATCCGTACGCGCCATCCTCGTCGATCTTCAAGGCAATGAAGTTGGTGTTGCAACAGCAAACTATAAGCACGGACAAATCACTGAATCTCTTCCGACAACCGGCGAAAAGTTGCCCCACAATTTCGCTCTTCAGCACCCACAAGACTGGATCGATCAAACCGCTGAAGCCGTTAAAAAAGCCGTTTCGATTGCTGGCATCAATCCAGCAGACATCGTTGGCATCGGCGTCGACTTTACCAGTTGCACCATGCTTCCCACTAAAGCCGACGGCACCCCCTTATGTCTAATCAACGATTACGCTTCAAATATTTTTGCATGGCCAAAACTATGGAAGCATCATGGCGCCATAACTCAAACTGAACGTATTAACAGGGTTGCGATCGAACGCAACGAACCCTGGCTCTCACGCTACGGCAATATCGTCGGTCTCGAATGGTTCTTCCCAAAAGTTCTCGAAACACTCGAATGTGATTCAGATATCTACAATGCCGCTGACGTCTGGATTGAAGCAGGAGACTGGTTCGTCTGGCAACTCGTCGGCGCATCATCGTCATTCAACAAAAAACACATCCCTCGCTCAACCTGCCAAGCTGGCTACAAAGCACTCTGGAATTCTCACTCCGGCTACCCCTCCACTGATTTTTTCAAAGCACTCGATCCACGCATGGCCAACATCGTCACCGATAAAATGCCCGGCAAACTCAAACCTCCCGGCGAGAAAGTCGGCGAACTCTCCGAGCGCATGGCCAAAACCCTTGGACTCGTTCCCGGCATACCCGTCTCCTCTGCCATCATCGATGCACATGCTGGCGTACCCGGCGTCGGAGCCGCTGACCCCGGCATACTCGTCATGGTCATGGGCACATCTTCCTGCCACATGCTCAACAGCACCAACGAAGTTGACATCCCCGGTATCGCAGGAGTCGTAGAAGGCGGCATACTCCCCGGATACTTCGGTTACGAAACTGGCCAAGCTGCTGTAGGTGATGCTTTCGCCTGGCTTCGAAGCACACTCAACACCGATTTCGACAAACTCACCTTGCTTGCTGAACAGGCAGGCATCGGTTCCGATGGTGTTCTCTGCATGGACTGGTTCAATGGCTGCCGCACCCCACTCATGGACGGCTCCCTTACCGGCGCTTTTAAAGGCCTCGCACTCCACCACAACCCCGGCCACATTTTCCGATCACTACTCGAATCCTCAGCATTCGGCTTCAACTGGATCCTCGACTGCCTGACCTCTCGCGACATCGCAATCAACCGCCTCATCGCCACCGGAGGCCTCCCACATCACAATCCGCTGCTCATGCAGATCTACGCCGATGTCTCCGGCAAATCGATCGAAGTTCATCCCTCAACCCAAGGCCCAGCCGTCGGTGCAGCCATGCTCGGCGCCAACGCCGCCCCATCTTCCGTCACAGGCTTCAAAAACATGCAGGAAACCATCACCGCAATGTCCGCTCAGCAACCCCCACTCACCCGCATCAATCCAATCCCAGATAATCACAAACAATATCAGCCTATCTACAAAGACTACCGCGCTTTCGCCAATTCACTACGTTGA